In the Cetobacterium sp. ZOR0034 genome, one interval contains:
- the pyrF gene encoding orotidine-5'-phosphate decarboxylase, producing the protein MNIKDKLIIALDYSNMEDAKNIVEVLGDTVSFYKVGLELFLNSKGAMVDYLTEKGKKVFLDLKFHDIPNTTTMASLFAARQNVFMFNVHASGGRAMMESVAKRVKEINPEILSIAVTILTSFSEEGLKETFQSQLSLKDLALNLAKLTKTAGMDGIVCSPWEAKAIKELCGEDFKTVCPGVRPKWSVADDQERIMTPKDAILNGCDYLVVGRPITKNENPVEAAKSVLAEIEEGVKALCC; encoded by the coding sequence ATGAATATTAAAGATAAATTAATAATAGCATTAGATTACTCAAACATGGAGGATGCAAAAAATATAGTTGAAGTTTTAGGAGATACGGTTTCATTCTATAAAGTGGGATTAGAATTATTCTTAAACTCAAAAGGAGCAATGGTAGATTATTTAACAGAAAAAGGAAAGAAAGTTTTCTTAGATCTTAAGTTCCATGATATTCCAAATACAACAACTATGGCATCGTTGTTTGCAGCAAGACAAAATGTATTTATGTTCAATGTTCATGCAAGTGGTGGAAGAGCGATGATGGAATCTGTAGCAAAAAGAGTAAAAGAGATAAACCCAGAGATTTTATCGATAGCTGTAACAATCTTAACAAGTTTCTCAGAAGAGGGATTAAAAGAGACTTTCCAAAGTCAACTTTCATTAAAAGATTTAGCATTAAACTTAGCTAAGTTAACTAAAACAGCTGGAATGGATGGGATAGTTTGTTCACCATGGGAAGCTAAGGCTATAAAAGAGTTATGTGGAGAAGACTTTAAAACTGTATGTCCAGGTGTAAGACCTAAGTGGTCTGTAGCTGATGACCAAGAGAGAATAATGACTCCAAAAGATGCAATATTAAATGGATGTGACTACTTAGTAGTAGGAAGACCAATAACTAAAAATGAAAATCCTGTAGAAGCGGCAAAGAGTGTTTTAGCTGAGATAGAGGAAGGAGTTAAAGCGTTATGTTGCTAA
- a CDS encoding dihydroorotase family protein, which yields MLLKNCKVLYHGEEGIKDILVQDGKIVKIYNCSEVEELDIDEIIDVDGNWVLPGVIDAHTHMRDPGLDYKEDFETGSMACAKGGVTTFIDMPNTVPNTTTEEILTAKERNSESRSYVDYGFHFGGSKLDNSEEIKKVRKRVASTKIFLNMSTGDMLVEEDKVLENLFKESKIVSVHAEEEMVDRAIDLARKFRKPLYLCHLSKKSEVEKLRAAKKEGLKIYGEVAPHHLFLDSSMANSLLLMKPELKEKEDNEALWEGLMDGTIDTIGTDHAPHTLEEKNSKVTYGIPGVENSLELMLKELNKKIDMKTLQKVMSENPAKIFGIDNKGILDIGYDADLVVVDITRKEVIKNEDVVSKCGWTPYVGIVGGGKVLSTLVRGKVVYDGNSFIEKIGEGVSYKNV from the coding sequence ATGTTGCTAAAGAACTGTAAGGTTTTATATCATGGAGAAGAGGGTATAAAAGATATATTAGTTCAAGATGGAAAAATTGTAAAAATATATAACTGTTCTGAAGTAGAGGAGTTAGATATTGATGAGATAATAGATGTGGATGGAAACTGGGTATTGCCAGGAGTAATAGATGCTCATACACATATGAGAGATCCAGGACTTGATTATAAAGAGGACTTTGAAACAGGAAGTATGGCCTGTGCAAAGGGTGGGGTAACAACATTTATAGATATGCCAAATACAGTTCCAAATACAACAACTGAGGAGATTCTAACAGCAAAAGAAAGAAACTCTGAGAGTAGAAGCTATGTGGATTATGGATTTCATTTTGGGGGAAGCAAACTAGATAATAGCGAAGAGATAAAAAAAGTTAGAAAAAGAGTAGCTTCAACAAAGATTTTCCTAAATATGTCAACAGGGGATATGTTGGTAGAAGAGGATAAGGTTTTAGAAAATCTTTTCAAGGAATCTAAAATTGTATCTGTGCACGCTGAAGAAGAGATGGTTGATAGAGCGATAGATTTAGCTAGAAAATTTAGAAAACCTTTATACCTATGTCATCTGTCTAAAAAGAGTGAGGTAGAAAAGTTAAGAGCAGCAAAAAAAGAGGGACTAAAAATATATGGAGAGGTTGCACCGCACCATCTGTTTTTAGATTCTAGTATGGCTAACTCATTACTGCTAATGAAGCCAGAGTTAAAAGAGAAAGAGGATAACGAGGCTCTTTGGGAAGGGTTAATGGATGGAACTATAGATACGATAGGAACAGATCATGCTCCTCATACTTTAGAAGAAAAAAATTCAAAAGTGACGTATGGAATACCTGGAGTTGAAAACTCATTAGAGTTGATGCTAAAAGAGTTAAATAAAAAGATAGATATGAAAACTTTACAAAAAGTTATGTCAGAAAATCCAGCTAAAATATTTGGGATAGATAATAAGGGAATTTTAGATATTGGATATGATGCTGACTTAGTAGTTGTAGATATAACAAGAAAAGAAGTTATAAAAAACGAGGATGTAGTTTCAAAATGTGGATGGACACCTTACGTTGGAATTGTTGGAGGGGGAAAAGTACTTTCAACTTTAGTGAGAGGTAAGGTAGTTTATGATGGAAATAGTTTTATAGAAAAAATCGGAGAAGGAGTGAGTTATAAAAATGTCTAG